The Peribacillus simplex genome contains the following window.
GCCGGGTAAATAGTAAAGTTGCTCATGCTTCTTCCTTCCCTTCTACTAATGACAGATAATTTCTCAAGAGTGACATGCCCATCTTCCCGCTTTTTTCCGGATGAAACTGCATTCCGAATACATTCCCTTTACCGACGATCGCCGGCACTTCCACATCATACGTCGCCGAAGCGGTAACGAATGATTCATCCGTATCGGCGTAATAAGAATGGACGAAATAAACATGTTCCTCTTCCAGCCCCTCATTCACTGGTGATGCGTGTTTAAATTCAAGACGATTCCAGCCCATGTGCGGCACTTTATAAACCTGGTCATTCGCATCCACTCCCTTAAAACGAACCACTTTACCCGGGATGAGCGATAATCCTTTTGCCGGTCCATTTTCCTCACTTTCATCAAAGAGAAGCTGCATACCAAGGCAGATGCCTAATAGGTACCCTCCACCTGCTACATATTCCTTCAGGAATTCATCTAGCCTTTGTTTTTCCAAAAGACCCATGGCATCCCTGAAAGAGCCAACGCCGGGGAGAATGATCCCTTTCGACTTTGAAAGTTCTTCAGGGTCATCGGAAATGAATGAATCGGCACCAAGACGCTCCAGCCCTTTACTTACAGAAAATAAATTCCCCATGCCGTAATCGACGATCCCGATCATTTACAACATTCCTTTCGTTGAAGGGATGCCTTTGACCCGTGGATCGATGGTCGTAGCTTCATCCAATGCCCGTCCTAGCGCTTTGAATATTGCTTCGATCATATGATGTGTGTTGTGACCGTAATGAACGATTACATGCAGGTTCATCCTGGCTTCAAGAGCAAGTTTCCAAAGAAACTCGTGCACCAGTTCAGTATCGAAAGTACCAACCTTTTGTGTAGGAAACTCAGCCCGGAACTCTAGATGCGGACGATTACTTAAATCGATGACAACCTGAGCGAGTGCTTCATCCATAGGTACGAAAGCATTTCCGTAACGTTTTATCCCGCGCTTGTCTCCAAGGGCCTCCACTAACGTTTGACCCAAGCAAATGCCAATATCTTCAGTTGTATGGTGATCATCCACGTCTGTATCTCCGTTTGCATCTACAGTCAAATCAAACTTCCCATGTTTCGTGAACAAATCCAGCATATGCGTCATAAACGGAACGCCCGTCTTAATGGAGGAATTACCTTCACCATCCACACCAAACTTCAAACTGATTTCCGTTTCATTCGTCTTTCGCTCCACACTAGCAAAACGTTCCATTACAAGTCCTCCTATCGGGGTAAGACCCCTTTTCCCAAGATGTCAAAAGCAAATCGAAAGTCTTTATTTCAGTTTTTTTATTCATTTCGTAAGGATTCAGGCACTATTTCCCGGATTTTTTTACACCCCGTGATTCGATGGCACGGGCGTGAGCCTCAAGTCCTTCCATGCGGGCAAATGCAGCAATTTTTTCTGCATTTTTGCGGAAGGCCGTTTCACTATACATGATGATGCTCGATTTCTTTTGGAAATCATCCACATTCAGCGGGCTGGAAAAACGGGCGGTTCCATTAGTAGGCAACACATGATTGGGACCTGCAAAGTAATCACCTACAGGCTCCGAACTAAAGCGGCCAATGAAGATTGCCCCGGCATGCCGGATTTTAGCCATAACTTCAAGTGCATCATTGGTCACAATTTCCAAATGTTCCGGTGCAAGTTCATTGATGGCATCAATAGCTTCTGCCATATTCCCGCATACTACAATTCTGCCATATTCCCTTATGGCTGCTGCAGCAATATCATGGCGCGGCAGCAACGCCACCTGCTTGGTCACTTCTGCGGCCACTTCTTCTGCAAGTGACGTGGACGTCGTCACCAAAACACTGCAAGCACGGGTATCGTGCTCTGCCTGTGATAGCAAGTCAGCCGCAACTTCTGCGGCGATGGCGGATTCGTCCGCCAATACCGCTATTTCACTTGGTCCTGCAATCATATCAATGGCGACATCTCCGAATACTTCCCGCTTCGCTAGCGCCACATAAATATTTCCCGGACCCACTATTTTATCCACTTTTTTTATTGTTTCCGTTCCATAAGCGAGAGCAGCTATTGCCTGAGCCCCGCCAACTTTATAGATTTCCGTAACTCCGGCAATTTTGGCAGCTGCCAAAACCGACGGCGATAATTTCCCATCTTTCCCCGGAGGAGATACCATAACGATCCGTTCCACTCCCGCTGCCTTAGCTGGCATCGTATTCATCAGTACAGACGAAGGATACGCCGCTGTGCCTCCAGGTACATAAACACCCACAGCATCAAGAGGTGTTAATTTTTGTCCTAGCATCGTTCCCGTATCATCAGTCATAAACCATGAATTTCGAATTTGTTTCTCGTGAAACAATTGAATATTTTTTGCCGCTTCTTGAATAATATCTAGCTGCTCCGGAGTCATGGCCGCTGCCGCCTCTTCCATTTCCTGTTCCGATACAAGTAATTCCCCTAGACTGACACCATCGAAACGTTCGGTATAGCTATTTAAAGCGGCGTTTCCACTCTTCCTGACATGATAAATAATATCCTGAACCGCTTTTCTTTGATCGGCAGTACCTGCATCAACTGAACGTTTCAGTGAAATCCCTTCCGCAAACCGTTCTATTTTCATACGTTCACCTCATTTACTATTCAATAATTCCTGCTAGCCGATCCACAATTTCAGTAATCCTTGCTTCTTTAATTCGATAGCTGACAGGGTTTGCCACCAGCCTAGAAGTCACATCGGCAATTTTTGCATATTCTACGAGACCATTTTCCTTCAATGTCCGTCCCGTTGAAACGATATCCACGATTCGTTCAGCTAAACCAATTAACGGTGCTAACTCAATAGACCCATTCAACTTAATGATCTCAACTTGCTCTCCCTGCTCGCGAAAGTAGCTGGAGGCAACATTCGGATATTTACTGGCTATTTTGGGGGCGATGTCACTTATTTTCGTACCAGGCAGACCAGCCACGGCTAAGTAGCAGGCACTGATTTTCAAATCAAGTAACTCATATACATCACGTTCTTCCTCCAACATGACATCCTTCCCTGCAATTCCAATGTCAGCAACGCCGTGTTCCACATAGGTTACGACATCCATCGGTTTAGCTAAAATGAAACGCAGATTCTCCTCTTCCACTTCAAGGATCAATTTCCGGGAATCATCAAACTCAGGAGGGAGACGAAAACCGGCCCTTCTTAATAGCTCTGCCGCTTCTTCAAATATTCTCCCTTTTGGCATCGCAATCGTTAAAAAGCTACTTTTCATCTTTTCCATTCCCTCCATTCCCTACAAATAAATGCACTTCAGAAAATGTTCTTGTAAAAGCATCGACATTTTGAACCACTGTAATATCTTGAATTGTTACCAATTTTCCTTCGGATCGTTTTGTTTTGGCAAATTCAATTGCTTCCAATCTCCGTTCGGGACTGAATAAAATACATTCCGGTTCGACAGGCTGCATCGGCTCCCCAAGAGCTTCGGCAAGGCGATCCACCCGGATTGCAAAACCTGTGGCAGGAGCATTCCAGCCGAACTTTCCAAGCAGATTATCATACCGGCCGCCATTGCCGATAGGCGAACCCACATGTCCCGCATACA
Protein-coding sequences here:
- the hisH gene encoding imidazole glycerol phosphate synthase subunit HisH, which encodes MIGIVDYGMGNLFSVSKGLERLGADSFISDDPEELSKSKGIILPGVGSFRDAMGLLEKQRLDEFLKEYVAGGGYLLGICLGMQLLFDESEENGPAKGLSLIPGKVVRFKGVDANDQVYKVPHMGWNRLEFKHASPVNEGLEEEHVYFVHSYYADTDESFVTASATYDVEVPAIVGKGNVFGMQFHPEKSGKMGMSLLRNYLSLVEGKEEA
- the hisB gene encoding imidazoleglycerol-phosphate dehydratase HisB, producing MERFASVERKTNETEISLKFGVDGEGNSSIKTGVPFMTHMLDLFTKHGKFDLTVDANGDTDVDDHHTTEDIGICLGQTLVEALGDKRGIKRYGNAFVPMDEALAQVVIDLSNRPHLEFRAEFPTQKVGTFDTELVHEFLWKLALEARMNLHVIVHYGHNTHHMIEAIFKALGRALDEATTIDPRVKGIPSTKGML
- the hisD gene encoding histidinol dehydrogenase, coding for MKIERFAEGISLKRSVDAGTADQRKAVQDIIYHVRKSGNAALNSYTERFDGVSLGELLVSEQEMEEAAAAMTPEQLDIIQEAAKNIQLFHEKQIRNSWFMTDDTGTMLGQKLTPLDAVGVYVPGGTAAYPSSVLMNTMPAKAAGVERIVMVSPPGKDGKLSPSVLAAAKIAGVTEIYKVGGAQAIAALAYGTETIKKVDKIVGPGNIYVALAKREVFGDVAIDMIAGPSEIAVLADESAIAAEVAADLLSQAEHDTRACSVLVTTSTSLAEEVAAEVTKQVALLPRHDIAAAAIREYGRIVVCGNMAEAIDAINELAPEHLEIVTNDALEVMAKIRHAGAIFIGRFSSEPVGDYFAGPNHVLPTNGTARFSSPLNVDDFQKKSSIIMYSETAFRKNAEKIAAFARMEGLEAHARAIESRGVKKSGK
- the hisG gene encoding ATP phosphoribosyltransferase; amino-acid sequence: MKSSFLTIAMPKGRIFEEAAELLRRAGFRLPPEFDDSRKLILEVEEENLRFILAKPMDVVTYVEHGVADIGIAGKDVMLEEERDVYELLDLKISACYLAVAGLPGTKISDIAPKIASKYPNVASSYFREQGEQVEIIKLNGSIELAPLIGLAERIVDIVSTGRTLKENGLVEYAKIADVTSRLVANPVSYRIKEARITEIVDRLAGIIE